The Bacteroidetes bacterium GWF2_43_63 genomic sequence GCAGCATAACTATCAGATTCCTCCCATCCCGGTCGACGTGCGGCCCTTTATACGGCCAGACTTTGTAAGTCCGTCATAGTGACGCATGAGCAAATGACTTTCAACCTGCTGCAAAGTATCGAGAACTACCCCGACAAGAATCAACAGTGAAGTACCTCCAAAGAATTGAGCAAACTGACTGTTGACGCCAAACAAACTAACAATGGCAGGCATAATTGCCACTAGAGCGAGGAACATGGATCCAGGCAGGGTAATGCGCGACATAACGGTATCGATGAATTCCGCTGTACGCTTACCGGGTTTAATGCCCGGAATAAAACCGCCGTTTTTCTTCAGGTCCTCAGCCATCTGATTAGGATTGATGGTGATAGCAGTATAGAAGTATGTGAAAAGAATAATGAGAATTGCGAAAGTAAAATTATACCAGAATCCGTTAGGATTGGTGAATGCCGCTATCACACCAGTGAAAGTATCACTATTGGCAAAACCGGCAAGCGTGATAGGAATAAACATAATTGCCTGAGCAAAAATGATAGGCATAACACCTGCTGCATTTACCTTAAGAGGTACATACTGACGAACACCGCCATATTGTTTATTCCCGACTACTCGTTTTGCAAACTGGACCGGAATCTTCCGGGTTCCCTGAACAAGTAGAATAGTCATTACAACAACCAGTACGAGAAATACAAGCTCAACAATGAAGACCATGAGTCCGCCACCAGAGACTTCCATCCGGGAAGCAAACTCTGCAAGCAAAGCAAAAGGCAGTCGGGCAATGATACCAATCATAATGATGAGCGAAATTCCGTTTCCAAGACCTTTGTCAGTAATACGCTCTCCGAGCCACATAACGAACAACGTTCCAGCTGTAAGTATAATGGTAGAGGATAGTCTGAACAAGAAAGGAACCTGAGAAACAGCTGCATCAAACGGATAAATGCCACCGGCAGGAATCTGAGAAGCAAGATTTGCTATGTACCCCTGAGCCTGAGCAACAGTAATAATTACCGTCAGATAACGGGTTATCTGGTTCATTTTCTTTCTTCCGCTTTCGCCTTCACGTTGCAGTCTCTGGAAATAAGGAACTGCAATGCCAAGTAGCTGAACAACGATAGAAGCAGAAATATAGGGCATAATTCCAAGTGCAAATACAGAAGCATTGGAAAAAGCACCCCCAGAAAACATATTGATAAGACCGAGAAGACCGTCTTGTCCCTGATTCTGAAGCGCACCAAGAGCATTGGGATCAATACCAGGCAAAACCACGTAGGATCCGAAGCGATAAATCAAAATGATCAGCAACGTGTAGAGGATTCTCTTTTTAAGATCCTCTATTTTGTTGATATTCTTGAAGGTATTGACGAGACGACTCATTAAAATTATATTTTGATTGCTTGACCACCTTGTTCTTCAATTGCCTTAACGGCAGTAGTTGAGAAAGCATGAGCTTTCACGTCCAGTTTCATGGTAAGTTTTCCTCTGCCGAGGATTTTTACGATATCGTTTTTCGAAATCAGACCATGAGCGCGAAGCACTTCCGGAGTGATTTCCTGCAGTTTGTTTGCCGTTGCAAGTTCCTGCAGCATATCGATATTGAGAGCGCGATATTCAACGCGGTTAATATTCTTGAAGCCGAATTTCGGAACACGACGTTGCAGAGGCATCTGGCCGCCTTCGAAACCAATCTTACGGCTGTAACCACTACGAGACTGGGCACCTTTGTGACCACGAGTAGAAGTTCCACCGTGACCGGATCCCTGGCCTCTAGCGATGCGTTTATCTTTTTTTGTTGCTCCGTCTGCCGGTTTTAAATTACTTAAATCCATTGTTGTCAGTTTTTTAAGGTCAGATTTCTTCCACTTTCACCAGGTGATTCACTTTTCTGATCATCCCGAGAATTTGCGGGGTTGCCGTATGTTCAACACTTGAATGCATTTTACCGAGGCCCAGCGCCTGGATATTTTTGCGTTGAATTGCAGGACGGTCAATCAGACTCTGAATTAATGTAATGCGAACTTTTTTCATATTTTCTCAGATTAACCGTTAAACACTTTATCCATTGAAATGCCTCTAAGTTGCGCAATCATGCGAGCATCTTTAAGGTTCATCAGTGCATCAACAGTAGCTTTTACTACGTTATGCGGGTTTGATGATCCCTTTGATTTTGCAAGTACGTTTTTCACGCCAACACTTTCAAGGACAGCACGCATGGCGCCACCAGCGATGACTCCGGTACCAGGTGCGGCCGGTTTAAGAAAGACAGTAGCACCGCCAAATTTACCTTCCTGTTGGTGAGGCAGAGTCCCTTTCAGGATGGCAACACGTACAAGATTTTTCTTGGCATCTTCAATTCCTTTAGCGATGGCTGAAGTTACTTCCTTTGCTTTGCCGAGGCCGTAACCGACAACACCATCTTCGTTGCCCACAACCACAATGGCTGAGAAGCTGAAGGTGCGTCCGCCCTTGGTCACTTTTGTAACCCTTTGAATGCTTACGAGACGATCCTTGAATTCAACGTCGCTCGATTTTACTCTGTTTATACTGATATTAGCCATATTTCTCAGAATTTTAATCCACCTTCTCTGGCTGCGTCAGCCAAAGCTTTTACTCTACCGTGATACTGATAACCGTTGCGATCAAAGACAACTGCTTTAATGCCTGCTTCAACAGCGCGCTCAGCTACGAGCTTTCCAACCAGTTTCGCTTTATCGGTTTTAGTGACTTTCTGCTCGGCAACGCCTTTGACGCGTGATGATGCGGAAGCCAGTGTTTTGCCAGATTTGTCATCGATAATCTGGGCATAAATTTCCTTGCAGCTGCGGTAAACTGACAGGCGCGGACACTCGCCGGTTCCCGAAACCACTTTGCGGATACGCATCTTGATGCGTTTTCTGCTGAACTCTTTTCTGCTTTTGATAGCCATAGTTGCCTCTTTTATTATTTAGCCGCAGCAGCTTTACCAGCCTTACGACGTAAAACTTCATTTTTAAATCTGACACCCTTGCCTTTGTACGGCTCCGGTTTGCGAAACGAACGGATTTTGGCTGCCACCTGACCGATCAGCTGCTTGTCGTGCGACGTCAGAATGATGGTTGGGCTCTTTCCTTTTTCAGTTATGGTTTCGATGCTTACTTCCTTTGGTAATTCAAACAAAATGTTGTGCGAATGACCAAGACTGAGATCAAGCAGTTGTCCGGTAGCCAGGCATTTGTAACCTACACCGACAAGCTCCATGGTTGTGGTGAACCCTTCGGAAACACCTTTAACCATATTGGCCAGCAATGAACGATACAAACCATGGAAAGATCTCACCTGGCGCTCTTCATTTGAGCGTTCCATATGAAGAACCGAACCTTCTATGTTGATTTTTAATTCGGGAGCTATCTGTTGTTTCAGTTCTCCTTTCGGACCTTTTACGGTAACGATATTGTCCGCAGAAACGTTCACCTGAACGCCAGCCGGTATATCAATCTGTTTTTTTCCGATCCTTGACATTGGAATTCCTCCTGTTATTAATTATGACACAAAACAAATGACTTCGCCGCCAACGTTTTCTTTACGGGCCTGCTTGTCGGTCATGAGTCCCTTCGAAGTGCTGACGATGGCAATGCCAAGGCCGTTCATCACTTTCGGGATCTCATCACTCGGAGAATACTTACGCAAACCGGGACGGCTCACGCGTTTAATCTCGGTGATTGCCGACAGTTTGTTAATAGGATTGTACTTTAGGGCCACTTTAAGGCTCTTGGGAAAAGTACTTTCCTCAACTTTATAATTGAGAATATAACCGTTCTCGTGTAACAACTTGGCCAGTTCAACCAGCATTTTGTTGGATGGAACCTCCACAATGCGGTGGTTGGCTTTGATGGCGTTTCTTACGCGGGTCAGAAAATCTGCAATGGAATCCGTTACCATTCTATATCGTTTTATAATTTACCAACTTGCTTTTTTAACTCCGGGAATTTCTCCATTCAGGGCCATTTGCCTGAAATTGATGCGCGAAATTCCGAACATGCGCATATATCCTTTTGGACGTCCGGTCAGTTTGCAGCGGTTGTGCAATCTGATCTTAGAAGCGTTTTTAGGAATTTTCTGCAGAGCAGTGAAATCACCGGCGGCTTTCAAAGCTTCTTTTTTAGCAGCGTATTTTTCAACCATTTTCTGCCGCTTTACTTCGCGGGCTTTCATCGATTCTTTTGCCATACCTAGTGTTTTTTGAAGGGTAAACCGAATGACTTTAACAATGCATGAGCTTCTTTATCGGAACTGCCCGATGTCACAAAAGTAATATCCATTCCGGTGATCTTGTTGATCTTGTCAATATTGATCTCCGGGAATATAATTTGTTCGGTAACACCAAAAGTGTAATTACCACGGCCGTCGAATCCTTTGTCATTGATTCCCCTGAAGTCACGGACGCGAGGGATGGAAACCGAAATCAAACGGTCGAGGAATTCATACATTGTGTTTCCACGGAGCGTAACGCGAACACCCACTGGGTTGCCTTTACGCACCTTGAAGTTTGAAATGTCTTTTCTCGATTTGGTTTGAACAGCTTTCTGACCTGTTACATTGGTCATCTCGTCCACTGCAAAATCAATGAGTTTTTTGTCAGTAACAGCACCGCCAACACCTTGGTTGACAGAAATCTTGAGGAGCTTTGGCACCTGCATGACTGTTTTGAACTGGAATTCCTGCATCAGAGCGGGAACAATTTCCTTGTCGTACTTTTCTCTTAATCGCGGAATGTAAGCCATTACTTAATTTCCTCCTTTGATTTTTTGGAATATCTAACGATTGTACCATCTTCTTTCACCTGACGACCCACGCGGGTGACTTTGCCTGATTTATCAACCAGCATCAGATTAGAAATATTGATGGGTGCTTCCTTTTTAATAATGCCACCTTTTGAGTTTTTGGCTGAAGGGCGACTATGTTTGGAAACAATCTTGACACCTTCCACAATGGCAGTGTTTAAATCCGGGAAAACTTCCAGTACACGACCTTCTGTTCCACGGTCGTTTCCGGAAATCACCTTCACACTGTCGCCTTTTTTAATTTTAATTTTCACTTTCATAGCGCTGCGAATTATAGTACCTCGGGGGCAAGTGAAACAATTTTCATATACTGTTTGTCGCGGAGTTCGCGTGGCACGGGGCCGAAAATACGGGTTCCGCGCAATTCATCCGTAGCGGTAAGCAGCACAACTGCATTATCGTCAAAGCGGATATAAGAACCGTCGGGGCGACGTATTTCTTTTTTAGTGCGAACAACAACTGCTTTGGACACGGTGCCCTTTTTAATGTTTCCTGAAGGGATAGCATCTTTCACCGTTACGATGATTTTGTCTCCCACAGAAGCATAGCGACGTTTAGTACCGCCCAGAACACGGATGCAAAGTACCTCTTTGGCCCCGCTGTTGTCAGCTACATTAAGTCTTGATTCCTGCTGTATCATGGTTATTTAGCCTTTTCAATTATTTCAACAAGTCTCCAGCGTTTAGTTTTGCTCAAAGGGCGGGTCTCCATAATGCGGACCTTATCACCTATTGTGCACTCGTTCTTTTCATCATGAGCCGCAAATTTGGTAGTTTTCTTAATGAACTTTCCATATTTAGGGTGCATGAGGCGACGTTCAACCAAAACAACCATAGATTTATCCATTTTGTTGCTGGTCACTACACCGATTCGCTCTTTACGTAAGTTTCTTTCCATTATGCTGAAAAATTACTTGATTTCCAATTCACGTTTACGCAGTTCCGTCTGGATACGTGCGATGGTTTTCTTTGTCTGCCCGATCACGCCAGGATTATCCAGCGGGTTCACTGCATGGTTCATCCGAAGTTTTGCACTCTGTTTTTTCTCCTCGGTCAGGCGCTCCTTCAGTTCTTCCGTTGTCATTTCTTTTATTACTTCTATCTTCATGGCATTTCTGTTTTATGAACTATGCTTCGCTATAGTCACGGCGTACAACAAATTTGGTTTTCACCGGCAGTTTCTGAGCAGCAAGACGCAGTGCTTCTTTTGCAATCTCAAGCGATACGCCTTCGGCTTCAAACATAATGCGGCCCGGAGTGATCGGGGCAACAAAAGAGTCGGGAGCACCTTTACCTTTACCCATTCGCACTTCAGCAGGCTTCTTGGTAATAGGTTTGTCGGGGAATATGCGGATCCAGATCTGTCCTTCACGTTTCATGTAACGGGTCAGAGCCTGACGGGCTGCTTCGATCTGTCGTCCTGTAAGCCAGGCTTCTTCCATGGTTTTAAGTCCAAATGAACCAAATGCAAGCTGATGACCACGTTTGGCATTGCCTTTCATTTTGTCCTTCTGGACCCTTCTGAATTTTGTTTTCTTTGGCTGTAACATGACTCTTCCGTTTATTGATTAGAGTTATTCTTTTTACCACCTCTCGGCTTGCTAAATCCGCCCGGACGCTGACCACCACGGTCGCTACCACGGTCGGGTCTGTCACCGCGACGCTGTTTTTTATCGTTTTTGGGAGCATCGATTCCGTAGAAATCTGGCTTGCCAAATATTTCACCTTTGCAAATCCACACTTTTATGCCGAGACGGCCGTAGGTGGTGTGAGCTTCAGAACGAGCATAATCGATATCAGCACGGAGCGTATGAAGCGGGGTGCGTCCTTCTTTATAATGTTCGGTACGGCTCATTTCAGCTCCACCGATTCGACCAGAGATGGACACTTTCATGCCTTCAGCACCCATGCGCATTGTTGATGCAACAGCGGTTTTGATGGCTTTTCGGTGTGACATACGGCCTTCGATCTGACGTGCAATATTGTTTGCAACGAGAACGGCTTCAACTTCAGGGCGTTTTATTTCAGATATATTAATCTGAACTTCTTTCTGAGTGATTTTCTTCAGCTCTTCGCGAAGTTCGTCAACATCCTTACCTTTCTGACCGATGATGAAACCGGGTTTTGCGGTATGAATGGTGACAGTCACAAGCTTCACGCTGCGCTCAATAAATATTTTTGAAACACTGGCTTTTGCCAGACGTACATTCAGATACTTACGAACCTTGTCATCCTCGACGAGTTTTTCACCGAAAGTCTTACCACCATACCAGATAGAATCCCATCCGCGGGTGATACCAAGTCTGTTGCCTATAGGATTAGTTTTTTGTCCCATTCTGCTCTTTATTCTTGTGTTTCAACATTAGTTACTTCTTCGCTTCTGCTGCCCAGTTCAATGGTAACATGGTTCGAACGCTTCTTGATGCGATGAGCTCTGCCTTGAGGAGCAGGCTGAATGCGTTTTAGCATGCGACCACCATCAACATTGATTATCTTTACATACAGTCCGGCTTCTTCCATTCTGATTTTATTCTCAGTTTTCTGCTGCCAGTTGTTGATGGCTGACGTAAGCAGCTTGTACAAATAGTCTGACGACGAATTAGAAGTTGTCTTCAGTATTGCCAGTGCGATATCAGCGTTTTTACCCCTGACCAAATTGGCCACCGGGCGCATTTTGCGCTGGGTGATTGGGCAACCCGTTAGTTTTGCAGTGAACTGCTCTTTACGGGCTTCCTTACGCTTCTCGGCACTTATCCGTTTTCTTGCTCCCATGACAATTACCTTTTAATGATTATTTCTTGTTTTGACCGGCATGACCACGGAAAATGCGGGTTGGAGAAAATTCTCCAAGTTTGTGACCCACCATGTTTTCGGTAACATACACGGGAATGAATTTATTTCCGTTGTGAACTCCAATGGTTGCGCCTACGAACTCAGGAGTGATAACCGATGCGCGTGACCAGGTGTTAATAGTCATCTTTTTACTGGATTTCTGTGCTTCGGTAACTCGTTTCTCGAGTTTGTGGTGCACATAAGGACCTTTTTTCAATGAGCGACTCATAGTGTATCCCTGTTATTTTTTACGACGTTCGATGATTAAATTGTCTGAAGCCTTTTTCCTGCGGGTTTTGAAACCTTTAGCAGGAATGCCCTTGCGTGAACGAGGATGTCCACCGGTTTGACGGCCTTCACCACCACCCATCGGGTGATCAACAGGGTTCATGGCAACACCACGGTTACGCGGACGGCGACCCTGCCAACGGCTGCGACCAGCTTTTCCACTCACTTCGAGGTTGTGTTCTGTATTCGAAACAGTACCTACAGTAGCACGGCATGATTGCAGAATCTGGCGGGTTTCACCACTTGGCATCTTCACAACAGCATATTTGCCGTCACGTGAAAGAAGCTGAGCGTATGAACCAGCACTACGGGCAAGTTTTCCACCCTGACCAGGATTAAGTTCGATGTTGTGAATTACTGTTCCGAAAGGAATTTCACTTAAATATAAAGTGTTTCCGATTTCAGGAGCTACTCCTTTACCGGAAAAAATTTCCTGACCAACTTTCAAACCATTGGGTGCAATGATATAGCGCTTCTCGCCATCGCTGTAAAACAGCAAAGCGATACGAGCACTACGATTAGGATCGTATTCTATGGTTTTAACGGTTGCCGGGATGCCTTCTTTTTCCCTTTTAAAATCGATCAATCGATACATCTTCTTGTGTCCACCGCCGATGTAGCGCATTGTCATCTTACCGGTGTTATTTCTACCACCGCTTCTTTTATTAGGAACTACCAGGCTTTTTTCCGGAGCCGTTGCCGTTATTTCGTCGAACGAACTCACCAGTTTAAAACGTTGACCGGGAGTTGTCGGTTTAAATTTCTTCAGTCCCATGCAATCTATTTTGTTTTATACGTTACTGTAAAAGTCAATTTTCTCTCCTTCTTTTAAAGTTACAATAGCTTTCTTGAATGCGTTGGTGCGTCCATGAACATAACCTCTGCGGGTTCCGCGGAACTTACGTTTGCCGGCATACATCATTGTATTAACATCAAGAACTTTAACACTATACAAAGATTCAACGGCTTCCTTGATCTGAATCTTGTTGGCACGCTTTGCAACGATAAAACCAAACTGATTCAGCTCAGTATTCTTAGCTGTCATCTTTTCTGTTACCAATGGTCTTATTAATACGTCCATTTTTTCAATTTTTTAGTGTC encodes the following:
- a CDS encoding 30S ribosomal protein S17; the protein is MERNLRKERIGVVTSNKMDKSMVVLVERRLMHPKYGKFIKKTTKFAAHDEKNECTIGDKVRIMETRPLSKTKRWRLVEIIEKAK
- a CDS encoding 50S ribosomal protein L30, translated to MKKVRITLIQSLIDRPAIQRKNIQALGLGKMHSSVEHTATPQILGMIRKVNHLVKVEEI
- a CDS encoding 50S ribosomal protein L24, producing the protein MKVKIKIKKGDSVKVISGNDRGTEGRVLEVFPDLNTAIVEGVKIVSKHSRPSAKNSKGGIIKKEAPINISNLMLVDKSGKVTRVGRQVKEDGTIVRYSKKSKEEIK
- a CDS encoding 50S ribosomal protein L29, translating into MKIEVIKEMTTEELKERLTEEKKQSAKLRMNHAVNPLDNPGVIGQTKKTIARIQTELRKRELEIK
- a CDS encoding 50S ribosomal protein L14, translating into MIQQESRLNVADNSGAKEVLCIRVLGGTKRRYASVGDKIIVTVKDAIPSGNIKKGTVSKAVVVRTKKEIRRPDGSYIRFDDNAVVLLTATDELRGTRIFGPVPRELRDKQYMKIVSLAPEVL
- a CDS encoding 50S ribosomal protein L2; its protein translation is MGLKKFKPTTPGQRFKLVSSFDEITATAPEKSLVVPNKRSGGRNNTGKMTMRYIGGGHKKMYRLIDFKREKEGIPATVKTIEYDPNRSARIALLFYSDGEKRYIIAPNGLKVGQEIFSGKGVAPEIGNTLYLSEIPFGTVIHNIELNPGQGGKLARSAGSYAQLLSRDGKYAVVKMPSGETRQILQSCRATVGTVSNTEHNLEVSGKAGRSRWQGRRPRNRGVAMNPVDHPMGGGEGRQTGGHPRSRKGIPAKGFKTRRKKASDNLIIERRKK
- a CDS encoding 50S ribosomal protein L16, with translation MLQPKKTKFRRVQKDKMKGNAKRGHQLAFGSFGLKTMEEAWLTGRQIEAARQALTRYMKREGQIWIRIFPDKPITKKPAEVRMGKGKGAPDSFVAPITPGRIMFEAEGVSLEIAKEALRLAAQKLPVKTKFVVRRDYSEA
- a CDS encoding 30S ribosomal protein S3; translated protein: MGQKTNPIGNRLGITRGWDSIWYGGKTFGEKLVEDDKVRKYLNVRLAKASVSKIFIERSVKLVTVTIHTAKPGFIIGQKGKDVDELREELKKITQKEVQINISEIKRPEVEAVLVANNIARQIEGRMSHRKAIKTAVASTMRMGAEGMKVSISGRIGGAEMSRTEHYKEGRTPLHTLRADIDYARSEAHTTYGRLGIKVWICKGEIFGKPDFYGIDAPKNDKKQRRGDRPDRGSDRGGQRPGGFSKPRGGKKNNSNQ
- a CDS encoding 30S ribosomal protein S8 is translated as MVTDSIADFLTRVRNAIKANHRIVEVPSNKMLVELAKLLHENGYILNYKVEESTFPKSLKVALKYNPINKLSAITEIKRVSRPGLRKYSPSDEIPKVMNGLGIAIVSTSKGLMTDKQARKENVGGEVICFVS
- a CDS encoding 50S ribosomal protein L15; this translates as MDLSNLKPADGATKKDKRIARGQGSGHGGTSTRGHKGAQSRSGYSRKIGFEGGQMPLQRRVPKFGFKNINRVEYRALNIDMLQELATANKLQEITPEVLRAHGLISKNDIVKILGRGKLTMKLDVKAHAFSTTAVKAIEEQGGQAIKI
- a CDS encoding preprotein translocase subunit SecY — translated: MSRLVNTFKNINKIEDLKKRILYTLLIILIYRFGSYVVLPGIDPNALGALQNQGQDGLLGLINMFSGGAFSNASVFALGIMPYISASIVVQLLGIAVPYFQRLQREGESGRKKMNQITRYLTVIITVAQAQGYIANLASQIPAGGIYPFDAAVSQVPFLFRLSSTIILTAGTLFVMWLGERITDKGLGNGISLIIMIGIIARLPFALLAEFASRMEVSGGGLMVFIVELVFLVLVVVMTILLVQGTRKIPVQFAKRVVGNKQYGGVRQYVPLKVNAAGVMPIIFAQAIMFIPITLAGFANSDTFTGVIAAFTNPNGFWYNFTFAILIILFTYFYTAITINPNQMAEDLKKNGGFIPGIKPGKRTAEFIDTVMSRITLPGSMFLALVAIMPAIVSLFGVNSQFAQFFGGTSLLILVGVVLDTLQQVESHLLMRHYDGLTKSGRIKGRTSTGMGGI
- a CDS encoding 50S ribosomal protein L23; protein product: MDVLIRPLVTEKMTAKNTELNQFGFIVAKRANKIQIKEAVESLYSVKVLDVNTMMYAGKRKFRGTRRGYVHGRTNAFKKAIVTLKEGEKIDFYSNV
- a CDS encoding 50S ribosomal protein L5 produces the protein MAYIPRLREKYDKEIVPALMQEFQFKTVMQVPKLLKISVNQGVGGAVTDKKLIDFAVDEMTNVTGQKAVQTKSRKDISNFKVRKGNPVGVRVTLRGNTMYEFLDRLISVSIPRVRDFRGINDKGFDGRGNYTFGVTEQIIFPEINIDKINKITGMDITFVTSGSSDKEAHALLKSFGLPFKKH
- a CDS encoding 30S ribosomal protein S5, translated to MANISINRVKSSDVEFKDRLVSIQRVTKVTKGGRTFSFSAIVVVGNEDGVVGYGLGKAKEVTSAIAKGIEDAKKNLVRVAILKGTLPHQQEGKFGGATVFLKPAAPGTGVIAGGAMRAVLESVGVKNVLAKSKGSSNPHNVVKATVDALMNLKDARMIAQLRGISMDKVFNG
- a CDS encoding 50S ribosomal protein L22, which produces MGARKRISAEKRKEARKEQFTAKLTGCPITQRKMRPVANLVRGKNADIALAILKTTSNSSSDYLYKLLTSAINNWQQKTENKIRMEEAGLYVKIINVDGGRMLKRIQPAPQGRAHRIKKRSNHVTIELGSRSEEVTNVETQE
- a CDS encoding 50S ribosomal protein L6; amino-acid sequence: MSRIGKKQIDIPAGVQVNVSADNIVTVKGPKGELKQQIAPELKINIEGSVLHMERSNEERQVRSFHGLYRSLLANMVKGVSEGFTTTMELVGVGYKCLATGQLLDLSLGHSHNILFELPKEVSIETITEKGKSPTIILTSHDKQLIGQVAAKIRSFRKPEPYKGKGVRFKNEVLRRKAGKAAAAK
- a CDS encoding 30S ribosomal protein S14, producing MAKESMKAREVKRQKMVEKYAAKKEALKAAGDFTALQKIPKNASKIRLHNRCKLTGRPKGYMRMFGISRINFRQMALNGEIPGVKKASW
- a CDS encoding 30S ribosomal protein S19, producing MSRSLKKGPYVHHKLEKRVTEAQKSSKKMTINTWSRASVITPEFVGATIGVHNGNKFIPVYVTENMVGHKLGEFSPTRIFRGHAGQNKK
- a CDS encoding 50S ribosomal protein L18, whose protein sequence is MAIKSRKEFSRKRIKMRIRKVVSGTGECPRLSVYRSCKEIYAQIIDDKSGKTLASASSRVKGVAEQKVTKTDKAKLVGKLVAERAVEAGIKAVVFDRNGYQYHGRVKALADAAREGGLKF